A region from the Spiroplasma taiwanense CT-1 genome encodes:
- the ybeY gene encoding rRNA maturation RNase YbeY, translating into MNNFLEFNYEVENKDLMDFEKIFNNLLIITKDILKLGKPISMSINYISDEKSIELNTEYRQKKYIGDVISFPINDEFGIYDQLDFKEIGDIFIAPNEAIRKAKLYNHSFYEEMCWLFTHGLLHILGYDHEENENNAKIMFDLTDQILQEINIKYNMPF; encoded by the coding sequence ATGAATAATTTTTTAGAGTTTAATTATGAAGTGGAAAATAAAGATTTAATGGATTTTGAAAAAATATTCAATAATTTATTAATTATAACAAAGGATATATTAAAGTTGGGTAAACCAATAAGTATGTCAATAAATTATATTAGTGATGAAAAATCAATTGAACTAAATACTGAATATAGACAAAAAAAATACATTGGAGATGTAATTTCTTTTCCGATTAATGATGAGTTTGGAATATATGATCAACTAGATTTTAAAGAAATTGGAGATATTTTTATTGCACCCAATGAAGCAATCAGAAAAGCAAAGTTATATAATCATAGTTTTTACGAAGAAATGTGTTGATTATTTACTCATGGTTTATTACACATTTTGGGATATGATCATGAAGAAAATGAAAATAATGCAAAAATTATGTTTGATTTAACTGATCAGATTCTTCAAGAAATTAATATAAAATATAATATGCCTTTTTAA
- the era gene encoding GTPase Era codes for MDNIKSGFIGIIGRPNVGKSTLLNTLLEKKVSIVTNKVQTTRNKINGILSKEDYQFVFVDTPGIHKANHELGKFMNKVAFSATKGVDLILFLAPSNEFIGENDKFIIKALRERDLPVFLIITKSDLISESQLQDKINEWKSLDFQFENIIPISSTMGFNLNYLLNEIKDILPVTGNKFYPDDMLTDQPERFLIKEIIREEILLQTEQEIPHSVAILIDKFEEKKDIIKVIASIICERSSQKGIIIGNKGTKIKAIGINSREKLEDLFNKKFYLELFVKVKEKWRQSASLIKQMGYDKDSY; via the coding sequence TTGGATAATATTAAATCAGGATTTATTGGAATTATTGGAAGACCAAATGTTGGTAAATCAACTCTTTTGAATACACTTTTAGAAAAAAAAGTCTCGATAGTAACAAATAAAGTTCAAACAACTAGAAATAAAATTAATGGTATTTTATCAAAAGAAGATTATCAATTTGTTTTTGTAGATACTCCAGGAATTCATAAAGCAAATCATGAATTAGGAAAATTTATGAATAAAGTTGCTTTTTCTGCAACAAAGGGTGTGGATCTTATTTTATTTTTAGCACCAAGTAATGAATTTATAGGTGAAAATGATAAATTTATTATAAAAGCATTAAGAGAAAGAGATTTACCTGTATTTTTAATTATTACTAAAAGTGATTTAATTTCTGAATCACAATTACAAGATAAAATAAATGAATGAAAATCTTTGGATTTTCAATTTGAAAATATTATTCCAATTAGTTCAACAATGGGATTTAATTTGAATTATTTATTAAATGAAATAAAAGATATTTTACCAGTAACTGGAAATAAATTTTATCCAGATGATATGCTTACTGATCAACCAGAAAGATTTTTAATAAAAGAAATTATTCGTGAAGAAATATTATTGCAAACAGAACAAGAAATTCCACATTCAGTTGCAATTTTGATTGATAAATTTGAAGAAAAGAAAGATATTATAAAAGTAATTGCATCAATTATTTGTGAAAGATCAAGTCAAAAAGGAATCATTATTGGAAATAAGGGAACAAAAATTAAAGCAATTGGAATTAATTCACGTGAAAAATTAGAAGATCTATTTAATAAAAAATTTTATTTAGAATTATTTGTTAAGGTAAAGGAAAAATGAAGACAATCTGCATCTTTAATAAAACAAATGGGCTATGATAAAGATAGTTATTAG
- the ispH gene encoding 4-hydroxy-3-methylbut-2-enyl diphosphate reductase, whose translation MNVFKVTPRGFCLGVVKSIKMAKAAIKEYSDKDIYMIGLIVHNKIIVKELEELGIKVIDDWRKSRADIIKTIPKGSVVIFSAHGTDPKVIKLAEDLGLIIVDTKCEWVLETENLINKYINLGFDIIFIGKHFHPETIALTSLHLSKIHLVTNTDEVEKLNVLNSDIFITNQTTLSIIDTDLIYKKIKEKYPNAFFKNDICEATLVRQQAILDLDPKEIDLLYVVGDSRSNNTLKLLELASDKGIKTKRIDNFKDINDNDLKGIETVAVTAGASTSSLIQNEVIKFLEQK comes from the coding sequence ATGAATGTTTTTAAAGTAACTCCCCGTGGTTTTTGTCTAGGCGTTGTAAAATCAATTAAAATGGCAAAAGCAGCAATTAAAGAATATTCTGACAAAGACATTTACATGATAGGTTTAATTGTACATAACAAGATAATTGTTAAAGAATTAGAAGAATTAGGAATTAAAGTAATTGACGATTGGAGAAAATCAAGAGCAGATATTATTAAAACAATCCCCAAAGGAAGTGTAGTTATTTTTTCAGCACATGGAACAGACCCAAAAGTAATAAAACTTGCAGAAGATTTAGGTTTAATTATTGTTGACACAAAATGTGAATGAGTTTTAGAAACTGAAAATTTAATTAATAAATACATTAATTTGGGATTTGATATTATTTTTATTGGAAAGCACTTTCATCCAGAAACTATTGCACTAACTTCTTTACACTTATCAAAAATTCATTTAGTAACAAATACTGATGAAGTTGAAAAATTGAATGTTTTAAATAGCGATATTTTTATAACAAATCAAACAACTTTATCAATAATTGATACAGATTTAATATATAAAAAAATAAAAGAAAAATATCCAAATGCTTTTTTTAAAAATGATATTTGTGAAGCAACATTAGTTAGGCAACAAGCAATTTTAGATTTAGATCCTAAAGAAATAGATTTATTATATGTTGTTGGAGACTCAAGAAGTAATAACACATTAAAACTTTTAGAGTTAGCAAGTGATAAGGGAATTAAAACAAAAAGAATTGATAATTTTAAAGATATTAACGATAATGATTTAAAAGGTATAGAAACAGTTGCTGTAACAGCAGGTGCTTCTACTTCAAGTTTAATTCAAAATGAGGTAATAAAATTCTTAGAACAAAAATAA
- a CDS encoding Nif3-like dinuclear metal center hexameric protein encodes MNKIKANALINYLNDLFPQKNAAEWDKVGLQIEEVYNLESQDQIAHVVICLDLTLEAVKYAIENKSNFIITRHPFLFLEFELEMQNIAKKEIYDLCIKNEIQVFSIHTNYDNSDNQNIIELISTQFNIKEVEKIGLFKEGYKINLLREISLKESVDKLKFIFGKQQALLSRKSDLNSEISSIFLTPGAGASTMVNLQLQNSFFVTGEAKWNEWLYADQNNIDMLTLGHYMENHFIDDIKAKLFKTFNDDLKVSAFDIKNTFIIL; translated from the coding sequence ATGAATAAAATAAAGGCAAATGCTTTAATTAATTATTTAAATGATTTATTTCCACAAAAAAATGCAGCTGAATGAGATAAAGTGGGACTTCAAATTGAAGAAGTTTATAATTTAGAAAGTCAAGATCAAATTGCTCATGTAGTTATTTGTTTAGATTTAACTTTAGAAGCTGTAAAATATGCTATTGAAAATAAATCAAATTTTATAATTACAAGACATCCATTTTTATTTTTAGAATTTGAATTAGAAATGCAAAATATAGCAAAAAAAGAAATTTATGATTTATGTATTAAAAATGAAATACAAGTATTTTCAATTCATACAAATTATGATAATAGCGATAATCAAAATATAATTGAATTAATAAGTACTCAATTTAATATAAAAGAAGTTGAGAAAATTGGATTATTTAAAGAAGGATATAAAATAAATTTGTTAAGAGAAATATCTTTAAAAGAATCAGTTGATAAATTAAAATTTATTTTTGGAAAGCAACAAGCATTATTAAGCAGAAAAAGTGATTTGAATTCTGAAATTTCAAGTATATTTTTAACTCCTGGCGCTGGCGCAAGTACTATGGTAAATCTACAATTGCAAAATTCTTTTTTTGTAACAGGAGAGGCAAAGTGAAATGAATGACTATATGCAGATCAAAATAATATAGATATGTTAACCTTAGGACATTATATGGAAAACCATTTTATAGATGATATAAAAGCAAAACTATTTAAAACTTTTAACGATGATTTAAAAGTTAGTGCTTTTGATATTAAAAATACTTTCATTATTTTATAA
- the dnaG gene encoding DNA primase — translation MAISQQQIDLVLNKANIVDVISKYLDLQKKGRNYLSVCPFHDDSDPSLHVSLDKKIFKCFVCGTGGNVITFIQEFNNITFFKAVSLLAKDLKIKIDGIKDYDDKPKYSSKESKLFLINESIAALFNGLLISNLSKKARDYLRERRINASEILKFTIGFCPININIFDYLIDLGFKKEEIFESGLVYQKGVTYKSFFENRLIFPIRNEESNIIGFSGRIMDVDENPKYKNSIENLIFKKSKLAYNFNNAKKEARIKNEILILEGFMDVISLEKIDIKNSVAIMGTSLSDYHIKLFSRVAKNYKLFLDGDNAGIKAALKTAALLMEKRINVTIIENTTGKDPDELVKDGEVNLIYQMIENAKHPVDFAINYYSKDLDINDSNQINEFISNILNLLKYEINIITINKILQTLANISQIKKEAIEKLFENYRIKINKNNTEELKADQNNIQDYFDQDKINTLMNSYYQEENFDSNLPMQGFEFQKINEFKVKNYENQYKTAAKLAESSIIWSLLNSDKILNEIKKHINKIETYSIKKIINFIIEEYENNNYVGHDWELIANDIKKIDIKYCEYIFEIRNKFYAKIEHSITEKGLNDAFDAIEIYKLALEIEKFNLKISETYDSELQKSYLEHIEELRKQKNKILMKRST, via the coding sequence TTGGCAATTTCACAACAACAAATTGATTTAGTTTTAAATAAAGCAAATATTGTTGATGTAATTAGTAAATATCTTGATCTTCAAAAAAAAGGTCGAAATTATTTATCAGTATGTCCATTTCACGATGATTCAGACCCATCATTACATGTTTCTTTAGATAAAAAAATATTTAAGTGTTTTGTATGTGGAACAGGTGGCAATGTTATTACCTTTATTCAGGAATTTAATAATATTACTTTTTTTAAAGCTGTTAGTTTATTAGCAAAAGATTTAAAAATAAAAATTGACGGAATTAAAGATTATGATGATAAGCCAAAATATTCTTCAAAAGAATCTAAATTATTTTTAATTAATGAGTCTATTGCTGCTTTATTTAATGGTTTATTAATATCAAATTTATCTAAAAAAGCAAGAGATTATTTAAGAGAAAGAAGAATTAATGCTAGTGAAATTTTAAAATTTACTATTGGTTTTTGTCCAATAAATATTAATATATTTGATTATCTTATTGACTTAGGTTTTAAAAAAGAAGAAATTTTTGAATCTGGATTAGTTTATCAAAAAGGAGTGACTTATAAATCATTTTTTGAAAATAGATTAATTTTTCCAATAAGAAATGAGGAATCAAATATTATTGGTTTTTCAGGAAGAATAATGGATGTTGATGAAAATCCTAAGTATAAAAATTCTATTGAAAATTTAATTTTTAAGAAATCGAAATTGGCATATAATTTTAATAACGCAAAAAAAGAAGCTAGAATTAAAAATGAAATACTAATTTTAGAAGGTTTCATGGATGTAATTAGCTTAGAGAAAATTGATATTAAGAATTCTGTTGCAATTATGGGAACAAGTTTATCTGACTATCATATAAAACTTTTTTCAAGAGTTGCTAAAAATTATAAGTTATTTTTGGATGGTGATAATGCAGGTATCAAAGCTGCTTTAAAAACAGCAGCTCTATTAATGGAAAAAAGAATTAATGTAACCATTATTGAAAATACAACGGGTAAAGATCCAGATGAACTTGTAAAAGATGGGGAGGTAAATTTAATTTATCAAATGATTGAAAATGCAAAACACCCTGTCGATTTTGCAATTAATTATTACTCAAAAGATCTAGATATAAATGATTCAAATCAAATTAATGAATTTATTTCGAATATACTTAACTTATTAAAATATGAAATAAATATAATTACAATAAATAAAATTTTACAAACTTTAGCAAATATTTCTCAAATTAAAAAAGAAGCAATTGAAAAATTATTTGAAAATTATAGAATAAAAATTAATAAAAATAATACAGAGGAATTAAAAGCAGATCAAAATAATATTCAAGATTATTTTGATCAAGATAAAATAAATACTTTGATGAATTCATATTATCAAGAGGAAAATTTTGATTCTAATCTACCAATGCAAGGGTTTGAATTTCAAAAAATTAATGAATTTAAAGTAAAAAATTATGAAAATCAATATAAAACAGCAGCAAAATTGGCGGAATCTTCAATAATTTGAAGCTTATTAAATAGTGATAAAATTCTCAATGAAATTAAAAAACATATTAATAAAATTGAAACATATAGTATAAAAAAAATTATTAATTTTATAATTGAAGAATATGAAAATAATAACTATGTGGGTCATGATTGAGAATTAATTGCAAATGATATTAAAAAAATAGATATAAAATATTGTGAATATATTTTTGAAATTAGAAATAAATTTTATGCAAAAATTGAACATTCAATAACTGAAAAAGGTTTGAATGATGCTTTTGATGCAATTGAAATTTATAAATTAGCTTTAGAAATTGAAAAATTTAATTTAAAAATTTCAGAAACTTATGATTCTGAGCTACAAAAAAGTTATTTAGAACATATTGAAGAATTACGTAAACAAAAAAATAAAATTTTAATGAAGAGGAGTACATAA
- a CDS encoding LSm family protein, with protein sequence MQLKIIKQNYLEKIKLLLQECEFELYEINILNEYESIVLQILVENIDLNKKDIEFDFLIKANEKISIFLDSLTELTEPYILEVSSAGAEREVRDSNILKNNINQYFYLKVNNPIENISEFQATLVEEKDELFTFSFFIKGKPKKIKLKWADINFIRFAIKF encoded by the coding sequence ATGCAATTAAAAATAATTAAACAAAACTATTTGGAAAAAATTAAATTATTACTACAAGAATGTGAATTTGAATTATATGAAATTAATATTCTTAATGAATATGAATCGATTGTATTGCAAATTTTGGTAGAAAATATTGATTTAAATAAAAAGGATATTGAATTTGATTTTTTAATTAAAGCAAATGAAAAAATTTCTATATTTTTAGATTCACTAACTGAATTAACAGAACCTTATATTTTGGAAGTATCAAGTGCGGGAGCAGAAAGGGAAGTTAGGGACTCTAACATTCTTAAAAATAATATAAATCAATATTTTTACTTAAAAGTAAATAATCCAATTGAAAATATTAGTGAATTTCAAGCAACATTAGTTGAAGAAAAAGATGAATTATTTACATTTTCTTTCTTTATAAAAGGAAAACCTAAAAAAATAAAATTAAAATGAGCAGATATAAACTTTATAAGATTTGCAATAAAATTTTAA
- a CDS encoding tRNA (adenine(22)-N(1))-methyltransferase gives MSFLTPRLFALASMVSEGEIVADIGTDHAYLPIFLAKDGKAKKIYATDVALKPLSVAKNNIASFGVSDKVETMLADGIEWTIPNNIKLDSCIIAGMGSSTILDILKKDNVNIDCYIIASNTNLEPIRKWAKQKKYFIEKELLIEDNKIIYELIKINKFAGYKIKNQLDVLFGPILRKDNNKLFLQKWLKEEQKILDLLKQIPVKDKKSKEFLKYKKNINKILKRRTLINE, from the coding sequence ATGAGTTTTTTAACCCCAAGACTCTTTGCGTTGGCAAGTATGGTATCTGAAGGAGAAATTGTTGCAGATATTGGAACGGATCATGCTTATTTACCAATATTTTTAGCAAAAGATGGAAAAGCTAAAAAAATTTATGCAACAGATGTTGCTTTAAAACCATTAAGTGTGGCAAAAAATAATATAGCAAGTTTTGGTGTATCAGATAAAGTTGAAACAATGCTGGCAGATGGAATTGAATGAACTATTCCAAATAATATTAAACTTGATTCATGTATAATTGCGGGAATGGGTTCTTCAACAATTTTGGATATTCTAAAAAAAGATAATGTAAATATTGATTGCTATATTATTGCTTCAAATACAAATTTAGAACCTATTAGAAAATGAGCAAAACAAAAAAAATATTTTATTGAGAAAGAATTGCTTATTGAAGATAATAAAATAATTTATGAATTGATTAAAATAAATAAATTTGCTGGTTATAAAATTAAAAATCAATTAGATGTATTATTTGGACCAATTTTAAGAAAAGATAATAATAAATTATTTCTTCAAAAATGATTAAAGGAAGAACAGAAAATATTAGATTTATTAAAACAAATACCAGTAAAAGATAAGAAAAGTAAGGAATTTTTAAAATATAAAAAAAATATTAATAAAATCTTAAAAAGGAGAACTTTAATTAATGAATAA
- the recO gene encoding DNA repair protein RecO, which produces MGAIKINAIVISNVDYDDYAKIITVFSKEYGKLSFFAPGVNKSTSKNKYSIQTLSLSEFEIFKSKSEDKISKLKTGILKKEYFQISKNYRNYIYVSIMIKILEQIEQISNKKYKIFKMFCYVLENIEKNIFSFQSYLFFITYLIQESIQPLRLTKCVRCKKSNSRIVRYEHVEKGLICKKCLWPGEKIHLESFVKLLQDIGKKNIYSLLDQKYNSLDLVVLHNIIIDYYERELGFYLGPIFFLRNEVTLNVPINKIDLYK; this is translated from the coding sequence ATGGGAGCAATAAAGATAAATGCTATAGTTATTTCAAATGTAGATTATGATGATTATGCAAAAATAATTACAGTATTTTCAAAAGAATATGGAAAGCTCTCATTTTTTGCTCCTGGAGTTAATAAATCAACTTCAAAAAATAAATATTCAATTCAAACTTTATCTTTAAGTGAATTTGAAATATTTAAATCAAAAAGTGAAGATAAAATAAGTAAATTAAAAACTGGTATTTTAAAAAAAGAATATTTTCAAATAAGTAAAAATTATAGAAATTATATTTATGTATCAATTATGATAAAAATTCTTGAACAAATTGAACAAATTTCTAATAAGAAATACAAAATATTTAAAATGTTTTGTTATGTTTTAGAAAATATTGAAAAAAATATTTTTTCATTTCAAAGTTATTTATTTTTTATTACCTATTTAATTCAAGAAAGTATTCAACCATTAAGATTGACAAAATGTGTTAGATGTAAAAAAAGTAATTCAAGAATTGTGAGATATGAGCATGTTGAAAAAGGTTTGATTTGTAAAAAATGCTTATGACCTGGTGAAAAAATACATTTAGAGTCTTTTGTGAAATTATTACAAGATATTGGTAAAAAAAATATTTACTCTTTACTTGATCAAAAGTACAATTCCTTAGATTTAGTAGTTTTACATAATATAATCATTGACTATTATGAAAGAGAATTAGGTTTTTATTTAGGACCAATTTTCTTTTTAAGAAATGAGGTTACTTTAAATGTACCTATAAATAAAATAGATTTGTATAAATAA
- a CDS encoding sigma-70 family RNA polymerase sigma factor, whose protein sequence is MALNFKKFETIDEFKTYLWNYLEKNDNEITQEEIQEVLFKKFKDIDEDEVNQLFQELSDREVIFTDDLVDDEDLKDLSFVEGIEDGDEDDSETAGELEDSFKKREKVRKDLKKANENSGPVKYRVGGISNETKIQDIIKSYFNQIGSSKILTKDEEVEYAKMLEDSDPDIAKEGRDKLITSNLKLVISVARKHLNRGLDFADLIEEGNIGLMKAVDKFDYTKGFKFSTYATWWIRQAITRAIADQARTIRIPVHMVETINKLTRIERQLTQELGREPTSKEIAKTFGKGITPQKVVEIKKLSIEPVSLEKPFGDEDDTHFGDFVEDKDISSPDEYAEKEALREVIDDVFSEILAPREEKVVRMRFGILPTKLRALVRLAKECDDETYEQLKEAITELDIHYDTSIEKIQKFRNPIIQLHLSKYDSPKTLEEVGKELKVTRERIRQIEAKTIRKFKPSASNPKAKALRDFFKG, encoded by the coding sequence ATGGCATTAAATTTTAAAAAATTTGAAACAATTGATGAATTTAAAACATATCTTTGAAATTATCTTGAAAAAAATGATAACGAAATTACTCAAGAGGAGATTCAAGAAGTTTTATTTAAAAAATTTAAAGATATTGATGAAGATGAAGTAAATCAATTATTTCAGGAATTAAGTGATAGAGAAGTTATTTTTACAGATGATTTAGTAGATGATGAAGATTTGAAAGACTTATCTTTTGTTGAAGGCATTGAAGATGGTGATGAAGATGATTCTGAAACAGCAGGTGAACTTGAAGATAGTTTCAAAAAAAGAGAAAAAGTAAGAAAAGACTTAAAAAAAGCAAATGAAAATAGTGGCCCTGTAAAATATAGAGTTGGGGGAATTAGTAATGAGACAAAAATTCAAGATATTATTAAGTCTTATTTTAATCAAATTGGATCATCAAAAATTCTTACAAAAGATGAAGAAGTAGAATATGCAAAAATGTTAGAAGATTCTGATCCTGATATTGCAAAAGAAGGTAGAGATAAATTAATTACTTCAAACTTAAAACTTGTTATTTCTGTTGCAAGAAAACATTTAAATAGAGGTCTAGATTTTGCTGATTTAATTGAAGAAGGAAATATTGGTCTAATGAAGGCTGTTGATAAATTTGATTATACAAAAGGATTTAAATTTTCAACTTATGCAACATGATGAATTCGTCAAGCAATTACTAGAGCAATAGCAGATCAGGCAAGAACAATTCGTATTCCTGTTCATATGGTTGAAACTATAAATAAATTAACAAGAATTGAAAGACAATTAACTCAAGAATTAGGAAGAGAACCTACTTCAAAAGAAATAGCAAAAACTTTTGGAAAAGGAATTACTCCACAAAAAGTTGTTGAAATTAAGAAATTATCAATTGAACCAGTTAGTTTAGAAAAACCATTTGGTGATGAAGATGATACTCACTTTGGTGATTTTGTAGAAGATAAAGATATTTCTTCTCCAGATGAATATGCTGAAAAAGAAGCTTTAAGAGAAGTTATTGATGATGTATTTTCAGAAATACTTGCACCAAGAGAAGAAAAAGTTGTAAGAATGAGATTTGGTATTTTACCAACAAAACTTAGAGCATTAGTAAGGCTTGCAAAAGAATGTGATGATGAAACTTATGAGCAATTAAAAGAAGCAATTACAGAATTAGACATTCACTATGATACTTCAATTGAGAAAATTCAAAAATTTAGAAATCCTATAATTCAATTACATCTTTCAAAGTATGATTCTCCAAAAACTCTTGAAGAAGTTGGAAAAGAATTAAAAGTTACAAGAGAAAGAATAAGGCAAATTGAAGCAAAAACAATTAGGAAGTTTAAACCATCAGCTTCAAATCCAAAAGCAAAAGCCTTAAGAGATTTCTTTAAAGGATAA
- a CDS encoding diacylglycerol kinase family protein produces MAKKNNINKKANVRIRVKNKFANAARGIYIAFKEESTLIVYLVAILFCIGLGIWLKISPLEWSVIILTIGVLIGFEFVNTSIENLVDLLSFEYNIQVKKIKDICAAASILNALLSVVIGFLIYLPPLIQKITELAGG; encoded by the coding sequence ATGGCGAAAAAAAATAATATTAATAAAAAAGCGAATGTAAGAATAAGAGTAAAAAATAAATTTGCAAATGCTGCAAGAGGAATATATATTGCTTTTAAAGAAGAATCAACACTAATAGTTTATTTAGTTGCTATTTTATTTTGCATTGGGTTAGGGATTTGATTAAAAATTTCTCCCCTAGAATGATCTGTTATTATTTTAACAATTGGTGTATTAATTGGTTTTGAATTTGTAAATACATCAATTGAAAATTTAGTTGATTTATTAAGTTTTGAATATAATATTCAAGTTAAAAAGATAAAAGATATTTGTGCTGCTGCAAGCATATTAAATGCTCTTTTATCTGTTGTTATAGGATTTTTGATTTATTTACCACCATTAATTCAAAAAATAACTGAACTTGCTGGAGGTTAA
- the cdd gene encoding cytidine deaminase encodes MSKLNQEEVYAELKKLKENAYVPYSKFKVSCIIYLKNGIKVFGVNVENAAYNPTICAERTALSQLITQGYNKNDIEMIALYTDSNKFGSPCGTCRQTLSELVFENQSIWVYNNKEFLGCYTVKDFLPYSFSFENLT; translated from the coding sequence ATGTCAAAATTAAATCAAGAAGAAGTTTATGCAGAACTTAAAAAATTAAAGGAAAATGCTTATGTTCCTTATTCAAAATTTAAAGTATCTTGCATTATTTATCTAAAAAATGGTATTAAAGTTTTTGGAGTTAATGTAGAAAATGCTGCTTATAATCCAACTATTTGTGCTGAAAGAACTGCTTTATCACAATTAATTACACAAGGATATAATAAAAATGATATTGAAATGATTGCACTTTATACAGATTCAAATAAATTTGGTTCTCCATGTGGAACTTGCAGACAAACATTATCGGAATTAGTTTTTGAAAATCAATCAATTTGAGTTTATAATAATAAAGAATTTTTAGGTTGTTATACTGTGAAGGATTTTTTACCTTATAGTTTTTCTTTTGAAAACTTGACTTAA
- a CDS encoding glycine--tRNA ligase → MNIEIDKLISHLKSQGFVFQGSEIYGGLANSWDYGPLGAEVKTKLKKLWWDYFVRRNQYNIGIDTSIILNSKVWNASGHLGNFNDPLIDCKSCKSRFRADKLIEEKFSDLNVGGWTNNQLENFLKKENINCPKCGKNDFTNIRQFTLMFKTSQGVVEDEGSIVYLRPETAQGIFVQYKNSQRALRKKLPFGIGQIGKSFRNEITPGNFIFRTREFEQMELEFFFAPTDQNDWFQYWLNKVIFFLEEVIQINKENYSIREHDKSELAHYAKRTVDIEFNFPFGRGELWGIAHRSNFDLKQHQEYSSQDLTYFDPETNEKYLANVIEPSVGVERLLLAIFCQSYKEEKLDNGERIVMKLPYKLAPYSIAVMPLQKQQKEEAQILYEKLLLNYDAVFDDTGNIGKRYRRQDAIGTPFCITLDFDSEVDNCVTIRDRDTMSQQRIKIEEIDKYLLEKNI, encoded by the coding sequence ATGAATATAGAAATTGATAAATTAATTTCACATTTAAAAAGTCAGGGTTTTGTTTTTCAAGGATCTGAAATTTATGGTGGTCTTGCAAATTCATGAGATTATGGACCATTAGGGGCCGAAGTAAAAACAAAACTAAAAAAATTATGATGAGATTATTTTGTTAGAAGAAATCAATACAATATTGGAATAGATACTTCTATTATTTTAAATTCAAAAGTCTGAAATGCTTCAGGGCATCTTGGTAATTTTAATGATCCACTTATTGACTGTAAATCTTGTAAATCAAGATTTAGAGCAGATAAATTAATTGAGGAAAAATTTAGTGATTTAAATGTTGGAGGTTGAACTAATAATCAACTTGAAAACTTTTTGAAAAAAGAAAATATTAATTGTCCTAAATGTGGAAAAAATGATTTTACAAATATTAGGCAATTTACTTTAATGTTTAAAACTAGTCAAGGTGTTGTTGAGGATGAAGGTTCGATTGTTTATTTAAGACCTGAAACAGCTCAGGGTATTTTTGTACAATATAAAAATTCACAAAGAGCACTTAGAAAAAAATTGCCATTTGGAATTGGTCAAATTGGTAAATCTTTTAGAAATGAAATTACACCAGGAAATTTTATATTTAGAACTAGAGAATTTGAACAAATGGAACTTGAGTTTTTCTTTGCTCCAACTGATCAAAACGATTGATTTCAGTATTGATTGAATAAAGTAATCTTTTTTTTAGAAGAAGTTATTCAAATAAATAAGGAAAATTATTCAATTAGAGAACATGATAAAAGCGAACTTGCACATTATGCTAAAAGAACAGTAGATATTGAATTTAATTTTCCCTTTGGTAGAGGAGAATTATGAGGAATTGCGCATAGAAGTAATTTTGATTTAAAACAACATCAAGAATATAGTAGTCAAGATTTGACTTATTTTGATCCTGAGACTAATGAAAAATATTTGGCAAATGTAATTGAACCAAGTGTTGGGGTTGAAAGATTGTTGCTTGCAATTTTCTGCCAAAGTTATAAGGAAGAAAAATTAGATAATGGTGAAAGAATAGTTATGAAATTACCTTATAAACTTGCACCATATTCTATAGCAGTAATGCCACTTCAAAAACAACAAAAAGAAGAAGCACAAATTTTATATGAGAAATTATTATTAAATTATGATGCAGTTTTTGATGATACTGGTAATATTGGAAAAAGATATAGAAGACAAGATGCAATTGGAACACCTTTTTGTATAACACTGGATTTTGATAGTGAAGTTGATAATTGTGTAACTATTAGAGATAGAGATACAATGTCGCAACAAAGAATTAAAATTGAAGAAATAGATAAGTATTTATTAGAAAAGAATATTTAA